CTAGTCTCGAACCCTTGAGCGAGTGCCATGCGTTtccttatttacatattacaaatattcCAAGGATGATTACCGCccaaatcataatttttaattggtGGGGAAAAACTTGTTgctataacaaaataaatattgcccAACAGCGGAGAGCACACTTTttgcggttcggtgattattccgcaaaaagcgatctcgtgcACGTCACTAAAACCTCGATCACAGAACATCTGGCTCCCGAAAACTCTATCAATCGAAAGCCACCCAAgcgaaatattttattgacgagaactcgagtgccagatattccgtatttgtGATTTTTGTggtaacgattgtcgtgcgcgcgatcgcaatttacGCAATAATCCTTTAAACACTTTTTACAtcgaataatacaaatatatttagacaaaacaatttaaaaatgtcgCAAATTTTATGGTAATTAGTGTTATGGGGAGTAGACGAATGAAACGACtgacatgttgatgcacgtgctttatttatgacagctgaaggcagagtgaggtagctacTCTGAACACACGTCGACTTGGTCCCCaatcgcaggaaggtgaccaaactcgaccatgtcgtatagcgagccgccacagtgtGATTagtctcttattttatttcttgAACCCTCTTCAGTTAAGTTAAATTAGCATGTGATACAAGGTGACGTATGGACAAAATAAATTGCtaatgatttatgtataatttgaatttatatataaaaaaaaacattattattttgaataaaaacatcaataaattttttctaccgccatctatgtttaaaactaataaacaaacgtcaacggtaaacgtcaccgagtatctcgccgggcagatttgaaaagcttcttaaacgatcTTTTAtatctatcgtaatggcggaggatccatttacttatattgatgaccaaaatgagcaatatggcaaagtattaaaacgatcggataagaggcaaactttttcctgaattgtaatcgtaagtgaaacgtaaaggaggtatgtaataaaaaaaaaaatggtttcaaTTGACTACTCATTGATTTTTCATTGCGAAAGAgctatattttttaacatattctCCTTTTTTTTCAGCGTACAAAATGATATTAAATTATCAGTAAAGAATAGTGATTCAGAAAAATACTTCATTCGATTGGGAAAGTAAAATTTGTGCGAGTAGGTATTGTAACTCCAATAAAAgagtataatttaaatattaatttatttagtaaACAATTACTGTTCAGATGCAAccttaaacatttaaataacaTCGTTATATACATTTGATTCGGGTGGCTTGTCCCCACTGTGACATCCCATATGCCGTTTTAAATGCTTATTTGATACAAAAGAACTTGAGCATATTTCGCAAATGAACGGTTTATCCCCAGTGTGGTGCCTCATGTGTAACTTCAAGTCATACTTTTTAAAATAGCTCTTCGAACAGAGGTTACATTTGTACGGCTTTTCCCCGGTGTGACTCCTCATGTGCTCCTTCAAGTTCCAGTTCCTCAAAAAACTTTTCGAACACACTTCACATCTGAACGGATTCTCTTCGTCGTGAATTTTCGTGTGACATtctaatattttcattgaaCCAAAGGACTTTAAGCATATTACACATTTATATGGATTCTCTCCGGAGTGATGTTTCATGTGTTGTTCTAGGGTGTTATTCGAAGGAAAGCATTCAgagcaaatttcacacttgtgcGGCTTTCCCCTTGTGTGAATAGTGACGTGTCTCTTCAAATCGCTGGTGTAGAGGAAGCACTTTGAACAGAActcgcatttgtgtggtttttctTCGACGTGAAGTTTTACATGACGATCTAGGCTTTTGTTCGAAAAGAAAATTTTCGTACACATGTAgcatttgaacggtttttccCCGGTGTGCTGTTTCAGATGTATTTTCAAGTCGCAATTTTTCCCGTAACGCTTCGAACAGATTTTACATTTGTACAGTTTCTCTGCGCCGTTGTGTACTTTCATGTGTAATTTGAGATTCCAGTTCGACACAAAGTACTTGGAGCAAATCTCGCACTTGTGTGACTTTTCCCCACTGTGATGTTTCAAGTGTAATTTCAAATCCCACTTTCTTACGAAACACTTGGAGCAGACGTCACACTTGTGCGATTTTTCCCCAGTGTGATGTTTCATATGAAGTCTCAAGTTCCAAATGTTTAAGAAACATTTCGAACACacctcacatttgtgtggccttTCTCCAGTATGGATTTTCATATGAGCTTTTAAACTGAACTTTTCTGTAAACACTTTTAAacatatatcacatttgtgttcCTTTTTCTCGCTGTGAACTTTTAAATGCTCTATTAAACGATTTTTGGTAATGAAACCTTCAGTgcaaacatcacatttgtatggttttcttttagttacttttttaaatatatttttagtgcgGTGATTTGAAGATAATTTTTCTCTATTCACCTGCAAATTTCagagtgaaaaataaaattctagtatataaaattaagagTATCATTCTCTCCATGACCCAATTCCTCAtcagttttttcattcaaaatttattttatttttacatagacatatacgaggaaggcctaacaggtaaagctcaatgcgccttcctagaaaattaataattaaagaacacgaaattaagaattaattatttaattaatctatagagacatctatgaatttagacttgttcataattttttacatattgtacacaaaTCAAATTCTATAAAGGAtatacttggagtcacaaatatccaagtctgaccagcagcattaaagattagcacgggatcgaacccggtagtctctcggtgctaaaaataaacacaaccaccgagcaaTACTGCATACATGTAagcttattataaattatttaaaatatcaaagctttaGCTACTGAGTTTCGTTACTACTATAATACAGATACtatatactaaaaatatatatacagatatactcagggctgttttttgaaaaaaaaggtgccggaactcacttcttgtcaagtttttgtattggaaaagattatattcaaattatattatatagaatattcgtttgaaacataaaacaTTCCGAggcaaaaaggtgccggaacgcagttccaccgcgttacataagaaaaaaaaagccCTGGATATACTATATACAGATATATACTACATGTATACAGATATATACTGTATACAGATATTATACAGATAGATATACTACAGATAGTAGAAGGAATTGGCATTCGAAATTGaagaaataattcattaaaaattgaaattgaagaaATAATTCATTAACAGTTTCAAATACTGAATACTTTCACTCTTCACTACTTATTGCAATGTAGCTAGTTCAGAAGTGAAGTCTTAGAGTTAAAGCTTTGTtaacagaaataattttaaataagagatgaaaaaaaaacactacaaTTGTACCTCATGCTAGGTCATTgtccttttaaatttaaaagttgaaaaatcTGCATTCTGTTACATTATTGATGGTGTTCTGTTCAATACTAACTGATAACAATGTATTAATTTGTGTCAATTGACgtttaaatatgtactatttCAATCTAAATGGCCAAAAACTATCACATAGCAAACGATTGGTGTTTTACTTGTATTCAGACGACAAAAACTGACGAGGATTGGGCCTCAGCAGAGAATTGTACCATTTTATATtatgtgaataatttatttatgataaaaattaccATAGAGCATTTTCCTGGAACATTATTTCGCTCATTGCTTGACGAATGTTTATCAATACTAATATTTGAGTCCTTCAAACTGGGATGAGTATTTTCAACTTTCTTTGTTGTGATGTGTTTGgaattgttttcatctacattgTTCGATTGCCTTTCATCATTCTCATCCTCCCAGACTAAATCGTCTAGAAGTACTTCTTCATTTTTAATACCCGAACACGTCGGCAATCTCAGTCTTACGGTTTTATCATTTTGAATGCAACAATCTTTGAAATCGGTGAATAATTTCAGATTGGATTTGCACAACAGACATACTGCGTCCGGCAGTCCATCGTCCCGTTCCACCTGTAAGTGAAATACACATTAAAACATCTCGTAAGTTCGGATGAGAGTTTATGTTTTGACAGATCACTAGCCTGGAGATGACAGCAACTTTGGATGTGTCTTGCTAGAGAGTATGGATTGTCATAAATAGGGACGGAAGATGGGGCTGGAGTAGAACGCAGACAAAGACGACACTCCATAGTGCCGTACTCTTTACTGTCATGTCATTTTAACCGTCTGTCAAAGTGACAGTTGCTTACTAGTATGACTTGTATTTGTATGCTTACCAATGGTACGGTAACCAGACCGATAAACACAACCAgattgggttcggtgattactagtcaaatgtgaaccggtcacaggacaaccggtcgctctagatcggtcacacgtgatcacccgtcacactaaaactggtcacgagaaaactggtcacaccctaaaatcggtcaaccagttttctcgttgactgtgcgcgcgcagaatacgggaggaaaagtatgttcctcttgttcctgttgaatcctgctcgcgcaaattaagtgagtatgtaccgtttggttcggtgattactggtcacaaattactcgtcacaaagtcactaaaatctctataacggaacatctggcagccgaagaGTCcaccatactaacgataactatcatagtaacgagaacttgagtgccaaatattgtgtattcgcgattttcatggcaaaaattgtctttgtgaccaccccaatgtgacgaatagtccaattaccgtaccgtttaccatgcaccctttttttttaatctttcgacttaagatctttcgattttcgatctttaccttccgatatttgcgttttcgggcgtttcacattcgggcccgtgaggtagacccgtatgtgTAATTCTACAGGCACGATTTGATAACGTATGTAATATTCTTCCATATCTTTGGCGATTC
This genomic interval from Arctopsyche grandis isolate Sample6627 chromosome 8, ASM5162203v2, whole genome shotgun sequence contains the following:
- the LOC143915378 gene encoding uncharacterized protein LOC143915378 — translated: MECRLCLRSTPAPSSVPIYDNPYSLARHIQSCCHLQVERDDGLPDAVCLLCKSNLKLFTDFKDCCIQNDKTVRLRLPTCSGIKNEEVLLDDLVWEDENDERQSNNVDENNSKHITTKKVENTHPSLKDSNISIDKHSSSNERNNVPGKCSMVNREKLSSNHRTKNIFKKVTKRKPYKCDVCTEGFITKNRLIEHLKVHSEKKEHKCDICLKVFTEKFSLKAHMKIHTGERPHKCEVCSKCFLNIWNLRLHMKHHTGEKSHKCDVCSKCFVRKWDLKLHLKHHSGEKSHKCEICSKYFVSNWNLKLHMKVHNGAEKLYKCKICSKRYGKNCDLKIHLKQHTGEKPFKCYMCTKIFFSNKSLDRHVKLHVEEKPHKCEFCSKCFLYTSDLKRHVTIHTRGKPHKCEICSECFPSNNTLEQHMKHHSGENPYKCVICLKSFGSMKILECHTKIHDEENPFRCEVCSKSFLRNWNLKEHMRSHTGEKPYKCNLCSKSYFKKYDLKLHMRHHTGDKPFICEICSSSFVSNKHLKRHMGCHSGDKPPESNVYNDVI